One genomic window of Candidatus Trichorickettsia mobilis includes the following:
- a CDS encoding energy transducer TonB, whose translation MKNNDNTSLLALSCSLAVHLLVFYIVIFGWAFETKVLEEEQVITFDMLPTSAISNVPTKKVQQPEPEKVEDAKKILNTKTDPVLEVPAPVVKKEPTATATETPKPAIVEPELPKENSIVKEEAINIKKPEPIQKKEPKPEPKPEKQIPKEPLKSQKKESKPTAKPDKKKKIINDKDLDSLLKTLEQSSDGNNNKSTKHAKKSEQGDVDKESKGSYDENLALSISEIALIKQQIEKHWNVPAGTANIEQVRITLYIALNKDGTVTQVQIKNKFCGAATPDACMMVANSAMRAVWQVSPFENLSAERYSIWKEFNFLFDPSELLR comes from the coding sequence ATGAAAAATAATGATAATACTTCGCTTCTAGCATTATCATGTTCTCTTGCTGTGCATTTATTGGTGTTTTACATAGTAATATTTGGTTGGGCATTTGAAACTAAAGTACTTGAAGAAGAACAGGTGATCACCTTTGATATGCTACCAACTAGTGCTATATCAAACGTACCTACTAAAAAGGTTCAACAACCTGAACCAGAAAAAGTTGAGGACGCAAAAAAAATATTAAACACTAAAACCGATCCCGTTCTTGAAGTCCCAGCTCCAGTTGTAAAAAAAGAACCGACAGCTACTGCCACAGAAACTCCAAAACCTGCAATAGTAGAACCAGAATTACCAAAAGAAAATTCTATAGTCAAAGAAGAAGCTATTAACATTAAAAAACCAGAACCAATTCAAAAAAAAGAACCTAAACCTGAACCTAAGCCAGAAAAGCAAATTCCCAAAGAACCACTTAAGAGCCAAAAAAAGGAAAGCAAACCTACTGCAAAACCAGATAAAAAGAAAAAAATTATCAATGATAAAGATCTAGATTCACTACTTAAGACTTTAGAGCAATCATCTGATGGTAATAATAACAAATCAACTAAACATGCAAAAAAATCAGAACAAGGTGATGTAGACAAAGAATCAAAAGGTTCGTATGATGAGAACTTAGCTTTATCTATCAGTGAGATAGCTTTAATTAAACAACAAATTGAAAAACATTGGAATGTACCAGCTGGTACCGCAAATATTGAACAAGTTAGAATTACGTTATACATAGCTTTGAATAAAGATGGTACCGTAACGCAAGTACAAATCAAAAACAAATTTTGTGGAGCTGCGACACCAGACGCTTGTATGATGGTTGCCAATAGTGCCATGAGAGCAGTATGGCAAGTTAGTCCTTTTGAAAATTTATCAGCTGAACGTTATAGTATCTGGAAAGAATTTAATTTTCTTTTTGACCCTAGTGAGCTATTAAGATAA
- the tolQ gene encoding protein TolQ, producing MSTITVNEVANITVSNNSSIFSLIASADIVSKSVMLLLIIVSIWSWTIIFDKTLRLIKIKKKITAFEAVFWSGQILDQLYENIKNAVDNPLSAIFVGAMHECKRSSRKNQTDSFLKIGQKERILQSMHLIRDRELEKLETNLTFLATVGSSATFIGLFGTVWGIMHSFQSIAASKNTSLAVVAPGIAEALLATAIGLLAAIPAVIFHSYLMNKVISISNKMDDFVGELNTLLSRAIDEEKI from the coding sequence ATGAGTACCATAACCGTTAACGAAGTAGCTAATATTACTGTTAGTAATAATTCTTCTATCTTTTCACTAATAGCTTCTGCAGATATTGTCAGTAAATCAGTGATGCTATTACTCATTATTGTCTCTATCTGGTCATGGACAATAATATTTGATAAAACTTTACGTCTAATTAAAATTAAAAAAAAAATCACTGCTTTTGAGGCAGTATTTTGGTCTGGACAAATTCTGGATCAGTTATATGAAAACATCAAGAACGCTGTTGACAACCCATTGTCCGCAATATTTGTTGGAGCCATGCATGAATGCAAGCGTAGTAGCAGAAAAAATCAAACGGACTCTTTCTTAAAAATTGGTCAAAAAGAACGGATTTTACAATCCATGCATTTAATACGAGACCGTGAACTAGAAAAACTGGAAACAAATTTGACTTTCCTGGCTACAGTAGGTTCAAGCGCAACTTTTATCGGATTATTCGGCACCGTATGGGGAATAATGCATAGTTTTCAATCCATTGCTGCTTCAAAAAACACTTCATTAGCAGTAGTTGCACCAGGAATAGCCGAAGCATTGCTTGCTACTGCGATTGGTTTGCTTGCGGCGATTCCTGCTGTAATTTTTCATAGCTATTTAATGAATAAGGTAATATCAATTAGTAATAAGATGGATGATTTTGTAGGAGAATTAAATACTCTGTTATCTAGAGCTATTGATGAAGAAAAAATATGA
- the tolR gene encoding protein TolR, whose translation MAFKLANTQYNRRSRRSISCEINITPLVDVMLVLLVIFMVTSPMLVAGINVDLPETKASPISGQDEPLVLTINKKGELFLVETKIERTHIAEKLTQITAEKKDTRIFIRGDKAAPYGEIVKIIAEIHAAGFSKVALISNIKHNEK comes from the coding sequence ATGGCCTTTAAACTAGCAAATACACAATATAATAGACGCAGTAGGCGTAGCATAAGCTGCGAGATCAACATCACCCCGCTAGTTGATGTGATGTTGGTATTATTAGTAATTTTCATGGTTACTTCGCCAATGCTAGTGGCCGGTATTAACGTTGATTTACCGGAAACAAAAGCCAGTCCAATTTCAGGTCAAGATGAACCGCTAGTTTTAACTATTAACAAAAAAGGTGAACTCTTTCTAGTTGAAACCAAAATAGAACGTACCCATATAGCAGAAAAACTTACTCAAATCACCGCAGAAAAAAAAGATACCAGAATTTTTATCAGAGGTGACAAGGCAGCACCTTATGGCGAGATTGTAAAAATCATTGCTGAAATTCATGCTGCCGGTTTTTCAAAAGTAGCACTTATTTCTAATATTAAACACAATGAAAAATAA